From Myotis daubentonii chromosome 7, mMyoDau2.1, whole genome shotgun sequence, a single genomic window includes:
- the CRYBA2 gene encoding LOW QUALITY PROTEIN: beta-crystallin A2 (The sequence of the model RefSeq protein was modified relative to this genomic sequence to represent the inferred CDS: inserted 2 bases in 2 codons; substituted 3 bases at 3 genomic stop codons), producing the protein MGTPAQSLAAAAPSAPGRLESACLTLREKEDXQGRRGGLLSDCTNTCERGGLRRVRXIKVERGVWMAYEYPNFQGQQTILEKGDHSCXSAWNDSGGHHSSDQLLSFRSVFCRNHSDNPVTLFEGDNFQGCRFEHSDDYPSLPSMGWASRDVGSLKVSSEAWVAYQYPGYQGYQYVXEQDXHGRELHTYSEFGTQVHTGQLQSIRRVQQ; encoded by the exons ATGGGGACCCCAGCCCAGTCCCTGGCGGCTG CTGCGCCCTCCGCGCCGGGCCGGCTGGAGTCCGCCTGCCTCACACTCCGAGAGAAAGAGG TCCAGGGCCGCCGCGGTGGGCTGTTGAGTGACTGCACGAACACCTGCGAGCGCGGAGGTCTGCGAAGGGTGC TTATCAAGGTGGAACGCGGTGT CTGGATGGCCTATGAGTACCCCAATTTCCAGGGACAGCAAACCATTCTGGAGAAGGGTGACCATTCTTGCTAGAGCGCCTGGAATGACAGTGGTGGCCACCACAGCAGCGACCAGCTGCTCTCTTTCCGGTCTGTGTTCTGCCGG aaCCACAGTGACAACCCTGTGACACTATTTGAGGGGGACAACttccagggttgcaggtttgaacacAGTGATGACTACCCATCCCTGCCCTCCATGGGTTGGGCCAGTAGGGATGTGGGTTCCCTTAAAGTCAGCTCTGAAGC GTGGGTGGCCTACCAATACCCAGGCTACCAGGGTTACCAGTATGTATAGGAGCAGGACTAGCATGGCAGGGAGCTCCATACCTACAGCGAATTTGGCACACAGGTCCATACTGGGCAGCTGCAGTCCATTCGAAGAGTACAGCAATAG